One Longimicrobium sp. genomic window carries:
- a CDS encoding helix-turn-helix transcriptional regulator → MKAEDVFARINADHPEIAEIAHEVDPPFILAGNVIRTCTLRGLTPEQLAERTGLTLRQIRRIQCGDSNPRLLTIAKIAHVLGLTLPELLGEQP, encoded by the coding sequence ATGAAGGCCGAGGACGTGTTTGCGCGGATCAATGCCGATCACCCGGAGATCGCCGAGATCGCCCACGAGGTTGATCCGCCATTCATCCTTGCCGGGAATGTCATCCGAACCTGTACGTTGCGTGGGCTCACCCCGGAGCAACTGGCGGAACGCACGGGTCTCACGCTGCGGCAGATCCGGCGGATCCAGTGTGGCGACTCGAACCCTCGACTGCTTACGATCGCGAAGATCGCTCACGTCCTGGGGTTGACTTTGCCCGAACTGCTGGGGGAGCAGCCCTGA
- a CDS encoding DUF433 domain-containing protein, with amino-acid sequence MNWRDHISVDPEILAGKPVVRGTRLGVDLLLELFAAGWTVEQVLTNYPVLTPDAVKAVFAYASSSGSSSRSIVISAS; translated from the coding sequence ATGAACTGGCGCGATCATATCAGCGTTGACCCCGAGATCTTGGCGGGGAAGCCCGTCGTGCGCGGCACACGGCTCGGCGTCGATCTTCTGCTCGAGCTCTTCGCGGCCGGCTGGACCGTCGAACAGGTGCTGACGAACTATCCCGTCCTGACGCCTGACGCGGTCAAGGCGGTGTTCGCGTATGCGAGCAGCAGCGGGTCCTCGTCACGCTCGATCGTGATTTCGGCGAGCTGA
- a CDS encoding Ran-binding zinc finger domain-containing protein, with product MAIREGRWDCPSCGSKAQLGRHVYCIGCGAPRPKEIRFYLPEDAEAVTDAGQLAQAAAGADWVCEHCGGSARATDVDCPGCGAPRGSSAERQVHEYDTADIPRAGGPPADAPRRAMQPPPSTTRPARRSHFGRNVFLTLLVAVLGWFGWSNRTRHVEGVVTAKQWERSVQVEAYRTVTEEGWDLPQGGRLVRSYRAIRDYRRVLDHYETRTRQVSDRVQTGTESYTCGSVDRGNGYFEDRTCTRPVYETRYHTETYQEPIYRREPIWDTKYEYRIKRWVPDQLLTERGDTTQPRWPATEVDDTTREGEKKQRYVITFRDGDGDSYSPEVPLDQFTGHRVGEHVPLKVNGSRAQIDTAASH from the coding sequence ATGGCCATTCGCGAAGGACGGTGGGACTGCCCGAGCTGCGGCTCGAAGGCCCAGCTCGGACGCCACGTCTACTGCATCGGGTGCGGCGCGCCGCGCCCCAAGGAAATCCGCTTCTACCTTCCCGAAGACGCGGAGGCGGTGACCGACGCCGGCCAGCTCGCGCAGGCCGCCGCCGGCGCGGACTGGGTCTGCGAGCACTGCGGCGGGAGCGCGCGCGCGACCGACGTGGACTGCCCGGGCTGCGGCGCCCCGCGCGGCTCCAGCGCCGAGCGGCAGGTGCACGAGTACGACACCGCCGACATCCCCCGCGCGGGCGGCCCACCGGCGGACGCGCCGCGCCGCGCCATGCAGCCGCCGCCCTCCACCACGCGCCCGGCCAGACGGTCGCACTTCGGGCGCAACGTCTTCCTAACGCTGCTCGTGGCGGTGCTGGGGTGGTTCGGGTGGTCGAACCGTACGCGCCACGTGGAAGGCGTGGTCACGGCCAAGCAGTGGGAGCGGTCGGTGCAGGTGGAGGCCTACCGCACCGTCACCGAGGAGGGGTGGGACCTGCCGCAGGGCGGCCGCCTCGTCCGCTCGTACCGCGCCATCCGCGACTACCGCCGCGTGCTCGACCACTACGAGACGCGCACGCGCCAGGTCAGCGACCGCGTGCAGACGGGGACGGAATCGTACACCTGCGGCTCGGTGGACCGCGGCAACGGCTACTTCGAGGACCGCACCTGCACGCGCCCCGTGTACGAGACGCGCTACCACACGGAGACGTACCAGGAGCCGATCTACCGCCGCGAGCCCATCTGGGACACCAAGTACGAGTACCGCATCAAGCGCTGGGTGCCGGACCAGCTGCTGACCGAGCGCGGCGACACCACGCAGCCGCGCTGGCCGGCGACGGAGGTGGACGACACCACGCGCGAGGGCGAAAAGAAGCAGCGCTACGTCATCACCTTCCGCGACGGCGACGGCGACTCGTACTCGCCCGAGGTGCCGCTCGACCAGTTCACAGGCCACCGCGTGGGCGAGCACGTGCCGCTGAAGGTGAACGGCAGCCGCGCGCAGATCGACACGGCCGCGAGCCACTGA